One window from the genome of Streptomyces sp. WZ-12 encodes:
- a CDS encoding roadblock/LC7 domain-containing protein, whose protein sequence is MNWMLEGLASSVPHTRDVVVLSSDGLCMAQHGTDEETADRLAAACAGLQSLSAAIATEFPNGDGQMKLVVIEVNGGFFYLMAAGAGAYLAVLADDDVDAGLMGQGMRDLVARIGQHLTSPPRADQ, encoded by the coding sequence ATGAATTGGATGCTGGAGGGCCTGGCGTCCAGTGTTCCGCACACCCGCGATGTCGTGGTGCTGTCCTCGGACGGTTTGTGCATGGCCCAGCACGGTACGGACGAGGAAACCGCGGATCGCCTCGCCGCGGCCTGTGCCGGTCTACAGAGCCTGTCCGCGGCCATCGCCACGGAATTCCCCAACGGCGACGGGCAGATGAAGCTGGTCGTCATCGAGGTCAACGGCGGGTTCTTCTACCTCATGGCAGCCGGCGCCGGGGCATATCTGGCGGTGCTGGCCGATGACGACGTGGACGCCGGCCTCATGGGACAGGGAATGCGGGACCTGGTCGCCCGGATCGGCCAACACCTCACCAGCCCGCCGCGGGCCGACCAGTAG
- a CDS encoding DUF742 domain-containing protein, with product MSDSKPEEHGHWEEGGPERLYVLTSGRSVPGESAPLDMVTLIVTRNRASSSMQPEQAAILRICDYPLSIAEISAYVHLPVSVVTVLLADLLESGHIEARAPIPTASLPDVEVLEAVMHGLQNL from the coding sequence ATGAGCGACTCGAAACCAGAAGAGCACGGGCATTGGGAAGAAGGCGGCCCCGAGCGCCTCTACGTCCTGACATCAGGCCGGAGCGTACCGGGCGAATCGGCGCCCTTGGACATGGTCACGCTGATCGTGACCCGGAACCGTGCCTCTTCGAGTATGCAGCCAGAACAGGCCGCCATCCTCCGGATATGTGACTACCCGCTGTCGATCGCCGAGATCTCCGCGTACGTCCATCTGCCGGTCAGCGTGGTCACGGTACTGCTCGCGGATCTCTTGGAGAGCGGTCATATCGAAGCCAGGGCACCGATTCCGACCGCGTCGTTGCCCGATGTCGAAGTGTTGGAGGCGGTGATGCATGGACTGCAAAATCTCTGA
- a CDS encoding GTP-binding protein, which produces MDCKISEPVVGPRSEDILPATVSAAVKVVIVGGFGVGKTTLVESVSEIRPLTTEETMTQAGVGVDDLAGVERKTQTTVAMDFGRISLSNEMVLYLFGTPGQQRFWFLWNGLFEGALGAVVLIDSRRLDDSFDVVGRLEERGLPFVVAINAFPDAPSYPMAELRAAMDLPDDVPMVDCDARDRASSRDALLTLVHYLYTLTTQASEPR; this is translated from the coding sequence ATGGACTGCAAAATCTCTGAGCCCGTCGTCGGCCCCCGGAGCGAGGACATCCTGCCGGCTACGGTCTCCGCCGCGGTCAAGGTGGTGATCGTCGGCGGTTTCGGAGTGGGGAAGACCACCCTGGTCGAATCGGTCAGCGAGATTCGCCCGCTGACCACCGAGGAGACCATGACACAGGCCGGTGTGGGGGTTGACGACCTCGCCGGAGTCGAGCGCAAGACCCAGACGACCGTGGCGATGGACTTCGGTCGGATCAGCCTGAGCAACGAAATGGTGCTGTACCTCTTCGGCACCCCGGGCCAGCAACGCTTCTGGTTCCTGTGGAACGGCCTTTTCGAGGGCGCGTTGGGCGCGGTGGTCCTGATCGACTCCCGGCGCCTGGACGACAGCTTCGACGTGGTGGGGCGGCTTGAGGAGCGCGGCCTGCCCTTCGTCGTCGCCATCAACGCCTTCCCGGACGCCCCCTCCTACCCCATGGCCGAGCTCCGCGCGGCGATGGACCTCCCCGATGACGTACCCATGGTCGACTGCGATGCCCGCGACCGTGCCTCCAGCCGCGACGCACTACTGACCCTCGTGCACTACCTGTACACCCTCACCACCCAAGCCTCGGAGCCCCGGTGA
- a CDS encoding cytochrome P450, protein MTSFHTNQPSTTPASGPPPQCPAHARTGNADGLARLFGPEIADDAPGFFERLRAQHGSVAPVLVDGDLPAWLVLGYRENLEVLRTASRFCHDSRIWHCFKEGRVPADSPLMPALAWQPVCLFMDGEEHERLRVAITESMGRFDRRGIRRCVTRSANQLIDDFIGDGQADLVSQFAVQLPLRVVAQLLGMAEEDGPRLVEAARDLLMGTETAVESNAYLMKSLEQLVATKRAVSGPDFTSWLMAHPAHLTDEEVAHHLRIVLLAANENTTNLTANTLRMVLTDPRFRASLTGGSMTLPDALEQMLWDEPPTAVMPARWATGDTELGGQSIKEGDMLLLGLAPGNSDPAIRPDLSVAMQGNRSHLAFSGGPHECPGQEIGRAIIDTGIDVLLTRLPDIELAVPEGELKWVSHWIARHLTELPVKFTAGPGVTRPAPAGTSGNAEQSEHVLQGLAPGGPLVAGGAPGSTPAVSAPGVRPSWWGRLKGWLSGK, encoded by the coding sequence GTGACCTCCTTTCACACCAATCAACCCAGTACGACCCCGGCATCCGGACCGCCGCCGCAGTGCCCCGCCCATGCCCGCACCGGGAACGCCGACGGCCTGGCACGGCTCTTCGGACCCGAGATCGCCGACGACGCACCGGGCTTCTTCGAACGGCTGCGGGCCCAACACGGCTCCGTGGCACCCGTCCTCGTGGACGGCGACCTGCCGGCCTGGCTCGTCCTCGGCTACCGCGAGAACCTCGAAGTGCTGCGCACCGCTTCCCGTTTCTGCCACGACTCGCGCATCTGGCACTGCTTCAAGGAAGGCCGGGTCCCGGCCGACTCACCACTCATGCCAGCCCTCGCCTGGCAGCCCGTCTGCCTCTTCATGGACGGCGAGGAGCACGAGCGGCTCCGCGTCGCGATCACCGAGAGCATGGGGCGGTTCGACCGCCGCGGCATCCGCCGCTGCGTCACCCGGTCCGCCAACCAGCTGATCGACGACTTCATCGGCGACGGACAGGCCGACCTCGTAAGCCAGTTCGCGGTCCAACTACCCCTGCGCGTGGTGGCACAGCTCCTCGGCATGGCGGAGGAGGACGGGCCGCGGCTGGTCGAGGCGGCCCGAGACCTGCTGATGGGCACGGAGACCGCCGTCGAGAGCAACGCCTACCTGATGAAGTCGCTGGAGCAGCTCGTCGCCACCAAACGAGCCGTGTCCGGCCCCGATTTCACCTCGTGGCTGATGGCGCACCCGGCCCACCTCACGGACGAGGAAGTAGCCCACCACCTACGGATCGTCCTTCTCGCCGCGAACGAGAACACCACCAATCTGACCGCCAACACCCTGCGGATGGTCCTCACCGACCCGCGCTTCCGGGCATCGCTGACGGGCGGCAGCATGACCCTGCCCGACGCGCTGGAACAGATGCTGTGGGACGAACCTCCGACCGCGGTGATGCCCGCGAGGTGGGCCACCGGCGACACGGAGCTCGGCGGTCAGTCCATCAAGGAGGGGGACATGCTCCTCCTCGGCCTGGCCCCCGGCAACAGCGACCCCGCGATCCGCCCGGACCTCTCGGTCGCCATGCAAGGCAACCGCTCCCACCTCGCCTTCAGCGGCGGGCCGCACGAGTGCCCCGGCCAGGAGATCGGCCGGGCCATCATCGACACGGGCATCGACGTCCTGCTGACGCGGTTGCCCGATATCGAACTGGCCGTTCCCGAGGGTGAGTTGAAGTGGGTGTCCCACTGGATCGCCCGCCACCTGACGGAACTACCGGTGAAGTTCACCGCGGGCCCCGGCGTGACTCGCCCCGCGCCAGCCGGTACGTCGGGGAATGCCGAGCAGAGTGAACACGTCCTTCAGGGTCTCGCGCCCGGCGGTCCGCTCGTCGCGGGTGGGGCTCCCGGATCAACTCCCGCAGTGAGTGCGCCCGGAGTGCGTCCGTCCTGGTGGGGCCGGTTGAAGGGGTGGCTGTCAGGAAAGTAG